A genome region from Actinomycetes bacterium includes the following:
- a CDS encoding LysM peptidoglycan-binding domain-containing protein: MSTSPIHPSGSSVRLTRRGRAMLVLLVAAVAFLAFSIGRVASQAGTESTGSATRAVTVQPGQTLWQLAVQVAPHDDPRATVDRIRELNDMRTEVLQAGQQLVVPA, from the coding sequence ATGAGCACCAGCCCGATCCACCCCAGCGGCAGCTCCGTGCGCCTCACCCGTCGTGGCCGGGCGATGCTCGTGCTCCTGGTGGCCGCGGTGGCCTTCCTGGCCTTCTCGATCGGTCGGGTCGCCTCGCAGGCCGGCACCGAGTCAACCGGCTCGGCCACCCGGGCGGTCACCGTGCAGCCGGGCCAGACGCTGTGGCAGCTGGCCGTGCAGGTCGCGCCGCACGACGACCCGCGGGCCACCGTCGACCGCATCCGCGAGCTCAACGACATGCGCACCGAGGTGCTGCAGGCCGGCCAGCAGCTCGTCGTCCCCGCCTGA
- the lexA gene encoding transcriptional repressor LexA, with amino-acid sequence MREIPDGPPDESGLTPRQRRVLEVIKDAVERRGYPPSMREIGEAVGLTSPSSVAHQLHTLERKGFIRRDPNRPRAIEVVAPDSVDETGSGDARPAPSYVPILGRIAAGGPILAEEAVEDVFPLPRQLVGDGTLFLLRVVGDSMVDAAICDGDWVVVRQQPTADNGDIVAAMLDGEATVKTFKRKDGHLWLLPHNPAYSPIDGDYATILGKVTAVLRRI; translated from the coding sequence GTGCGGGAGATCCCCGACGGCCCCCCCGACGAGTCCGGCCTGACCCCGCGGCAGCGCCGGGTGCTCGAGGTCATCAAGGACGCCGTGGAGCGCCGCGGCTACCCGCCGTCCATGCGCGAGATCGGCGAGGCGGTCGGGCTCACCTCGCCGTCCTCGGTGGCCCATCAGCTGCACACGCTGGAGCGCAAGGGGTTCATCCGCCGCGACCCGAACCGGCCGCGAGCCATCGAGGTGGTTGCCCCCGACAGCGTCGACGAGACCGGCAGCGGCGACGCGCGCCCGGCGCCGTCCTACGTGCCGATCCTCGGCCGGATCGCCGCGGGAGGACCCATCCTGGCCGAGGAGGCGGTGGAGGACGTCTTCCCGCTGCCCCGGCAGCTGGTCGGCGACGGAACCCTGTTCCTGCTGCGGGTGGTCGGCGACTCGATGGTCGACGCGGCGATCTGCGACGGCGACTGGGTGGTGGTGCGCCAGCAGCCCACCGCCGACAACGGCGACATCGTGGCCGCCATGCTCGACGGCGAGGCGACGGTCAAGACGTTCAAGCGCAAGGACGGCCACCTCTGGCTGCTGCCGCACAACCCGGCCTACTCCCCCATCGACGGCGACTACGCCACGATCCTGGGCAAGGTCACGGCGGTGCTGCGCCGGATCTGA
- a CDS encoding patatin-like phospholipase family protein: MRHDRVADRTVLLVASFGASLARSGMLADAVLASIALPVLVPPRRHDDRLLADGGILDNLPMTLLTERDEGPLVAVNIGMGAGGDGHGRRGREPPQRRTASGSRHSARPCCGPCSSAAAARAAGAVVVTPAAMGVGLLELHQLDPMVESGRAAGRALLDQAGHLLSR, translated from the coding sequence GTGCGTCACGACCGGGTGGCCGACCGCACGGTGCTGCTCGTCGCCTCTTTCGGCGCTTCCCTGGCCCGCAGTGGCATGCTGGCCGACGCCGTCCTGGCGTCGATCGCGCTCCCGGTGCTGGTTCCCCCGAGACGGCACGACGACCGGTTGCTCGCGGACGGCGGCATCCTGGACAACCTGCCGATGACCCTGCTCACGGAGCGGGATGAGGGGCCGCTGGTCGCCGTCAACATCGGCATGGGCGCCGGCGGTGACGGCCACGGCCGGAGGGGCCGGGAGCCGCCACAGCGCCGCACCGCGTCAGGGTCCCGTCACTCGGCGAGACCCTGCTGCGGACCATGTTCATCGGCAGCGGCGGCGCGGGCCGCCGGGGCGGTCGTCGTCACCCCGGCGGCCATGGGCGTGGGGCTGCTGGAGCTCCACCAGCTGGACCCGATGGTCGAGTCGGGTCGGGCGGCCGGCCGCGCGCTGCTCGACCAGGCGGGACACCTGCTCAGCCGGTGA
- a CDS encoding alpha/beta-hydrolase family protein: MADVGSVAGRVLGAAGRGMQLPERAGILAASTSVGRSYSRGLLPRATADQAIVTGVSVTVNYALTALAQSMIESGAFRVTGVRPMTRAERIAHRNVVLVGNVAAMGAGVLAQRLLAQRKDEPIARAWGRATSWRVAVGGLSGSILLGLDAAFERLSGEGSRDWWRRVPIALPLGGTLAAVEYRALRKGMQRAGIETDAAGMPLKEEGASVATGRALLVGTGVSAGLLVLAEGERLFADGVGVVVQAVSPRAELIAKPIGHLAAVGLLAGAGYAGLQKVFRKAEHGGDAVEAAYRTPPTSDFVSGGPRSSVSWGDVGREGRRFVNMALTPAEITEVMDEPAMAPIRVFVGLESNDTTSGRADLAMRELEALGAFERKLIVFMSPTGTGYLNYVTAEALEYLSRGDVACVAMQYSLRPSPMSLGRVGIGIDQNNAFLHALKWRLHAIPEDRRPRLAIFGESLGAQTSLDVFQEEGARGFSRVGLERGLFLGTPANTKWRQRWLSEPSVWDPHGEVVEVDSYEEYLALPEEVRERARYFLLSHHNDPMPKFWFPLAVQAPDWLGPAESREPGVPPEVAWRPYTTFLVTLIDVKNAMNVIPGKFVAKGHDYRKDLARFTSLAYDLPLDDARMERMERALRQRELAWAQRRLLADQSAQAEAKVREQLAKWGVPEERVPALLSSGLAVESDEYAAT, from the coding sequence ATGGCGGACGTCGGAAGTGTGGCCGGACGGGTGCTGGGCGCGGCCGGCCGGGGCATGCAGCTGCCCGAGCGGGCCGGCATCCTGGCCGCGTCGACGAGCGTGGGTCGGTCGTACAGCCGGGGGCTGCTGCCCCGGGCGACCGCCGACCAGGCCATCGTCACCGGCGTCTCGGTGACGGTGAACTACGCGCTCACCGCGCTGGCCCAGTCGATGATCGAGAGCGGCGCCTTCCGGGTCACCGGCGTTCGGCCGATGACCCGGGCCGAGCGGATCGCCCACCGCAACGTCGTCCTGGTGGGCAACGTCGCGGCGATGGGCGCCGGGGTGCTCGCTCAGCGGCTGCTGGCCCAGCGCAAGGACGAGCCGATCGCCCGGGCCTGGGGTCGTGCCACCAGCTGGCGGGTGGCCGTGGGCGGGTTGTCCGGGTCCATTCTGCTCGGGCTGGACGCCGCGTTCGAGCGGCTCTCCGGGGAGGGCAGCCGCGACTGGTGGCGTCGGGTGCCGATCGCGCTGCCGCTCGGCGGCACGCTCGCCGCGGTCGAGTACCGGGCCCTGCGCAAGGGGATGCAGCGAGCAGGCATCGAGACCGACGCCGCCGGCATGCCCCTGAAGGAGGAGGGGGCGTCGGTGGCGACCGGCCGCGCGCTGCTGGTCGGCACCGGGGTCTCGGCCGGGCTGCTCGTCCTGGCCGAGGGCGAGCGGCTGTTCGCCGACGGTGTGGGCGTGGTGGTGCAGGCGGTCTCCCCGCGGGCCGAGCTGATCGCCAAGCCGATCGGCCACCTGGCCGCTGTCGGGCTGCTGGCCGGCGCCGGCTACGCGGGGCTGCAGAAGGTCTTCCGCAAGGCCGAGCACGGCGGGGACGCCGTCGAGGCCGCCTACCGCACCCCGCCGACCTCCGATTTCGTCAGCGGTGGCCCGCGCAGCTCCGTCTCCTGGGGGGACGTCGGTCGAGAGGGACGCCGCTTCGTCAACATGGCGCTGACCCCGGCCGAGATCACCGAGGTCATGGACGAGCCGGCGATGGCTCCCATCCGGGTGTTCGTGGGCCTGGAGTCCAACGACACCACCAGCGGCCGGGCCGACCTGGCGATGCGCGAGCTGGAGGCGCTCGGAGCGTTCGAGCGCAAGCTGATCGTCTTCATGTCGCCGACCGGCACCGGCTACCTCAACTACGTCACGGCCGAGGCGCTGGAGTACCTGAGCCGGGGCGACGTCGCCTGCGTCGCCATGCAGTACTCGCTGCGGCCGTCCCCGATGTCGCTGGGCCGGGTCGGCATCGGGATCGACCAGAACAACGCCTTCCTGCACGCGCTGAAGTGGCGGCTGCACGCGATCCCGGAGGACCGCCGTCCACGGCTGGCGATCTTCGGGGAGAGCCTCGGTGCGCAAACCTCCCTGGACGTGTTCCAGGAGGAGGGCGCCCGGGGCTTCTCCCGCGTCGGCCTCGAGCGCGGCCTGTTCCTCGGCACCCCCGCGAACACCAAGTGGCGGCAGCGCTGGCTGTCCGAGCCGTCGGTGTGGGACCCGCACGGCGAGGTCGTCGAGGTGGACTCCTACGAGGAGTACCTCGCGCTGCCGGAGGAGGTCAGGGAGCGGGCCCGCTACTTCCTGCTCTCGCACCACAACGACCCGATGCCGAAGTTCTGGTTCCCGCTGGCGGTGCAGGCCCCCGATTGGCTCGGGCCGGCCGAGAGCAGGGAGCCCGGGGTGCCGCCGGAGGTTGCCTGGCGGCCGTACACCACGTTCCTCGTCACGCTGATCGACGTGAAGAACGCCATGAACGTCATCCCCGGCAAGTTCGTGGCCAAGGGGCACGACTACCGCAAGGACCTCGCCCGGTTCACCTCGCTCGCCTACGACCTGCCGCTGGACGACGCCAGGATGGAGCGCATGGAGCGGGCGCTGCGCCAGCGCGAGCTGGCCTGGGCCCAGCGCCGGCTGCTGGCCGACCAGTCCGCCCAGGCGGAGGCGAAGGTCCGCGAGCAGCTGGCCAAGTGGGGGGTGCCCGAGGAGCGGGTGCCGGCCCTGCTCAGCTCCGGGCTGGCCGTCGAGTCCGACGAGTACGCCGCGACCTGA
- a CDS encoding DUF4232 domain-containing protein: MGQTDSAAGNQYTPIAFTNRGDAACTMTGFPGVAFLNTSGQQVGPAAVREAQPVQTVQLPVGGSAHAIMDFHDAGLYSASACQAAAAAYLQVYPPNQTTAVRLTSGQQVCTQPMSSPQLTVRPVRLGVSPTP; encoded by the coding sequence CTGGGCCAGACCGACTCGGCGGCCGGCAACCAGTACACGCCGATCGCGTTCACCAACCGAGGCGACGCCGCCTGCACGATGACCGGCTTCCCCGGGGTGGCGTTCCTGAACACATCCGGCCAGCAGGTCGGCCCGGCCGCCGTCCGGGAGGCCCAGCCGGTGCAGACCGTGCAGCTGCCCGTCGGGGGCTCCGCGCACGCGATCATGGACTTCCATGACGCCGGGCTGTACTCGGCGTCCGCCTGCCAGGCCGCGGCAGCGGCGTACCTGCAGGTCTACCCGCCGAACCAGACGACGGCGGTCCGGCTCACCTCCGGTCAGCAGGTGTGCACCCAGCCGATGAGCAGCCCTCAGCTGACCGTCCGCCCGGTGCGCCTCGGGGTCAGCCCGACCCC